The Leptospiraceae bacterium genome includes the window TTAAAAGAATAGAAGGGCAAATACAGGGAATTCACAGGATGATCGAAAGCGACAGGTATTGCCCGGATATTCTAACTCAAATCAATGCGGCAAAATCTGCGCTTGAATCTATGGCAATGGTTTTAATAGAAGACCACGCAACACACTGCATTGTCTCAGATATTCAAAAAGGAAAAAGTAATTCTGCAATAAGCGAGTTAATGAAAATCTTAAAAGGATTTAATCGAATATAAAATTTTGCCTCGGGAGGGAATCGGCTTTCAAATAAATTCCTCCTGAATTTATTTTACAGCCCGGCTCGGTCGCTTTGCAAGCCTTCGATTCCTAATTTATTTTTAGTTGGAAAGTTTTGCCTCGGGAGGGAATCGAACCCCCACTCTCAGTTCCGAAGACTGATGCTCTATCCGTTGAACTACCGAGGCTTATTTTTTTTACTTTTTTACCAATGAAAATTTAGTAATTGTTTTGAGTAGATAAATTTTTTGTGGACAGATAAACCCTTACTGTCAATCTGAGCACAATCTATTGACAAGGATTATAAAAGATGGAGTGGGAAAAAATTCTTCGGGATGCGGTAAAAGACAACTCTATAAAAGAGCTTCATCTCAGAAAGGTGCCAACATTAAAAACCTGCGAAGACTGGAAACAGGTTTATGAAGTAGGGTTGGTAGATCATAAAACGAAATACGCCCACTACAAAGGTGGACTTGTAAAATACGGTGATAGACTTTTTTTTGTAAATGATCAAAGACTTGAAGCTCTTTCCCCATTCCGTTCATGGAATTTCAAAACTAAGATAAAAATTACCGATATAGAAAAATAATTTCTTATCGAATCAATTTAATAATCAGATTCAACTTTTCTGAAATTGTAATTACATCCCCTATTTTATTTTTATCGATCAATATTGCAACAGGGCTAATCTCCTCTATTACAATTCTCTTGCCTTTGATTTGCCCCATAAGCAATTCCATTACAATCGAGTCACAAGTTTTTAATAGAACACAATCTTCGGTGATTGTTACAATCGGTAAATTTTCGCCCCAATCTTGAAATAAAAACAATAGG containing:
- a CDS encoding metal-sensitive transcriptional regulator gives rise to the protein MQGTRLPKTYNLQNKLGRHVDRKNKSDILKRIKRIEGQIQGIHRMIESDRYCPDILTQINAAKSALESMAMVLIEDHATHCIVSDIQKGKSNSAISELMKILKGFNRI